The DNA sequence CGCCACTCCCACGAACATACCTCTCAGGGGGCGTCGCGGAATGGTAGCTTACTCTTTCGGTACAATCTAGTTAACTGTCCTATCTGTACCATCATGGTCCCCGAGGGCGACATCAACCTCCATCTCGATCTCAAATGTAAAGGCGCTCCACTAGCTGAATCATCTACTCCTCAAAAAGTATTCGATCTCACAAATTCACCACCACATTCGAAAACCCAACCGTCAACCTCCCAAGCCTCTCAATCGACCAATCCAGGAAGTAGTCAAAGACCAAAAGCTAGCCAAGCAACTTTGGATGGCCGGAGGTCATCCGCAGGGgttgatggaaagaagaatatAGCACCGGTTTTTCAAACGCAGCTAGCTGGAAGTAAGAGGAAAGCGGAAGGGAATGAAATCAAAATGATTGGTGGTGATGGGTATGGAGGGGGTAAAGGGGAGAAGCAGCCGCGGGTCAATCCCTTAGCTGCTGCTCAACCGTGAGCCTTTGATAATGTCATAAAAAGGGAGGGAGAGCGTAGCTTACATAAAGTGTAGCATGGCAGAACGATCAAGACCTTTAGAAATATCACAGTATATTGGACAGTCAGATATCGTCGGCCCAGGAAGTCTATTGCGGGTTCAGATAGAAGCGGGCAAGCTGATTGGAAGTTGTATACTATGGGGGCCGCCAGGTTGTGGGAAAACGTAAGGACCATACTTTGAAATACAGTACACGTGCTCAACGACGTTGGTGTGTCGAATAGGACTTTGGCCAGGCTGATTGCAAAGTCTTCTGGCGCAGGCTTCAAAGAGCTTTCCGCGACAAGGTGAGTCACATTATTACTTTGTAAGCATGTATCTGACTGACTTGCCTAGTTCCGGGACTCAAGATGTTCGGCAAGTCTTtgaaaaggccaagaaTGGACTGCAGATGACTGGGAGGTAAGCGTTCTGCATGTTCTTGTTGTGATTTCTTGGCACCATGATTGATTGCATCGCAGACGGACTGTCTTAATGATCGACGAGATACATCGGTAAGCAACTGGTCTCATTCTGTTCAAGACCACGGTTCATAGTTGAACGTTACAAATAGATTTAACCGTGCCCAACAAGATTTGTTACTTCCTTATGTTGAAAAAGGTTGGATTCAGCTTATTGGAGCCACCACAGAAAACCCCTCATTCAAGGTCAATGGTGCTTTGCTTAGTAGATGTCAGTGAGTTGACCGTGTTGTACCTTTCGCTACTCATGGAGCCTGACCTCCTTCAGAGTGTTTACATTACACGCTCATTCTCCTGAATCCCTTCAAATCATTTTACGCAATGCCGTGCAAACCATCTCTGAATCCGAACTCATCCCTTATCACCCACCAGAActcatccctttccttGCAGATGTCGCAGATGGTGATGCCCGTCAAGCACTTAACGGTCTAGAGCTCGCTCTGCGTACATGTCAAACAATGGACGAGGCTGCCCGTGCGGAAAAAGCACAAGGGGCCAAATTCGTAGGCGGTGAGAAGGTGAAACAAGAGCGGCAAAAGGACGTGTTCGATGCTGCGGTcgaggaggcggaggaggaggattggaagaagaagagggatgaagagattatGGATGCTGTGAGGCGAGGATTACAGAAAGGGTATAATAGGacgggagaagagagatacGATATGATTTCGGCGCTGCACAAGTGCTTGAGAGGATCGGATGGAAGTGCAGCAATGTACTGGCTGGCTAGGTATGATCATGGCCATGCTTCATGTGTTTTCCTTGGCTGACAATTCCTTTAGGATGATTACTGGTGGGGAAGATCCGTTATACATAGCCAGAAGATTGATCGTAGTGGCGAGTGAGGACGTAGGCTTGGCAGATAACCATGCGTTGCCTCTGGCTATGGCTACATATCAGGCTTGTCAAACGATCGGTTTGCCTGAATGTCGAATCAATCTTGCTGTAAGCTTATAAAGTATTCGTCTTCGGTACTCTATCCTTGGCATACTGATGGGATTACCGCTAGCATTGCGTCGCATATCTGGCTGAAGCTCCTAAATCAACAAGATCATATAAGGCTTATGGCGCAGTAGGTCGTACAGGGATATCTATGGTAGCCATTTTGCTCACGAAACCATGTCCATGTTATAGGCAGAACGGTTGGCAACTATGCCCCCTTTACCTGGCGTTCCCTTACAGATACGCAATGCCCCTACCCAGCTCATGAAGAAATTAGGGTACGGGAAGGAATATGCGTACAACCCAGATTATGGTCATCCAGTACATAATGTAAGTTAACCATTTAACCTATTCTAAAACCGCCACTGACCTTTTTTCCTATATAGGACTACTTACCTGAATCCCTTCTGCAACATTCTTCGCACTCTCGTGACCCAAGTCAACATATTCTCAAGACAGCGGACCAGTTTGAGGCGGATAAGAAGTGGGATGAGAAGCATCTTGATGAGTGGGAGAGGGTAGTCAACGATGGTGTAGCTTGGGAAGGGAGATATGAACGATATGGCGAGATATAATGGTCTCAATGTTAAACTTTGAGCTTCAGTTTGTATCTAACCTGACGGGGCCCATGCTTCATCGGAGACGAGGAATGGAGGTACTTCCATAAGTGTATTTGTATTGCAGCTCAACTCGATTTGAAGCATCTATGCATCTTGCATCTTTGTCAGCAGAGCAATCAGCATGGGTAGCGATCATATGTTTCACTCAGACATAACATCAGAAACCAGCGTTTCAAGATGGGATTAGATGGGGTTATATAAGGCGAGGTAATTAATCATGTGTCGCGAACGCGCTCGGGATTAACGCGTCGAGTTCGGTAGCGACGGAGGTCACCCAAAGATCGATTTGGGCCAACTCTCGCAGCTTGTATTACTCTTGGTCTCTACAATTTATACTTTCCTGCTGTCCATATTACCAGCGGCTGCTAGCCTGGGGCCGTACAATGCAGCCACCCGCCACACCAACTTCTAACCGCCGatctcatttccttcttcctgccaGTCCTTTTCTGCCGGGCCGACAACCGCACCTCGACGATCCGGATACCAGAGTCGGCCAAATTCATTTTTACGACTATTCATAGGGGCATTGGCGATAAGTGCTAGCAAAACATGGGTTATCGATAGCcatggagaggaaggtggtggtgccGGGTGGCTTGTCCTGGCGTATTGGGCTTCGAGGCTGTTTGTGGAAGGAAAGCAGgtatgggatggaagaagacggaaggGCACTCGGTCAGATGCAACCAGCATTGGAATAGGAGTGAAGGTGAGTGTGCAAACGATGCTGTATAGCAAAACCTCACTGATGGTATTAGGACTACTTATTTTCGAGTTTCAGTTACGTTCTACAGTCacttgccttcttcatgtCTCTGGGCTCCTTAGGTCCATTCAGGTAAAGTTCCCAGATCGACCTTGCAGTTCTATGCTCACTGAATTATGTAGGACCTCTATAATAGGTCTAACTGGCAGCTTGTTAGCAACATCGCAGCTCACAACTATCCGATCAGTACGTTCAGGCGAAGTAGCTTGGAAGATATAAAAGACTGATCGGTTCCTAGTTTGGACCTTTACTGCCTCTGATACTAGCCTCTGGCTATGCTCTTACCCAACAAATTATGTCGGAAAATTGTGCGTTTGAAAAGATTTCAAGTAAAAGGTCAAAAAAGCTCATGTTATACAGTCCAAGCAGTCATCACCAGCTTAGTATTCGCATTAACCACATTCGTCGTCCAGGGTCAGTTCTTCGAACCCAAGTCAGCTGGCGGTAGAGAGACCGTAAATGGAAGGCACAGTTTGTATAGGATCATtatatcttcttcccttgctACTGTATCAGTTATCACGCTCTACTTCATGGTGTGTTGATCTTCATTAAATGCCAGCTAACAATCCTGAACTTACCATTTGTCTTTAGGACTTCATACCTATACCTTTTCCTGTATCATCGACTACCTCACAACGCTTTGGTTCCTTCGTCGCTGCTTTCCTCGTCAGCAATATTCCCCTGTCGTTTGGTCAGaaacctccttccagcGCCGGTCTTCTACTCAAAACATGGCGCGACAAGGTGACCTTTTTAATTTCTATTCCTATCCTCCAGTTCTTCGCTTTACACCCTATACCGACCGCTGTCGATGTTATTGTCCTTTTGCCTCTTTCGGTTTTCAGCATTTGGGCGGTGTCAGTGGCCAATGCACAACCTGAACTCGCACCCTTGGTATGTTTGCCCTGTTGAGCATTCGAATACCAGCTGATGACTCTCAAGTGGACGTTCCCCGGTCATAATCTCTCCACTGCCAAGCATTCGTGGTCTTTCCTCTCACTTGTACCTGCCGGATGGCGccctcatcttcagacGATCATCAGCACTCCGACTTCATCGCGCATATTCtactttcttctcctcaacttGGCTTATATGGGTGTACAAATGGTCTATGGAGTATTTACCAATTCTTTGGGTCTCATCTCTGACGGTAAGTCGGGCTCAAGCCTTGATTATTATCACAGCTGACTGGTGAACAGCCATCCATATGCTGTTTGACTGTCTTGGTTTGGCAGTAGGATTATGGGCTTCTGTGGCAGCGATGTGGAAACCCGATGGTCGATACACTTTTGGTTATTCCCGTGTTGAAACTCTCAGTGGATTTGCAAATGGGTGTTTTCTTATTCTCATTTCAGTTTTCATTATCTTTGAAGCTATACAGCGAGTGTGCGTACGATTTCTCCATTAATCAACCAGGACTGATGGAGAGGACATAGGTACAACCCGCCGGAAATGGAGACTCACCAATTACTGCTCGTGTCGGGGATAGGACTGGCCATCAATTTGTGGGGCATGTGGGCTACCGGAgggcatcatcatcatgggCATAGCCACGGACATGATCACCGCCATATACACGCTGCACCCAAAATGGTGAGTTTAGATGAAGACTGCGATATCTCCAACTGATTACATCTCAGGAGATGCCCAAACAAGGAGCACACAAAGACGACGGCGCTCACAAACATGAAGATCATGACCATCACCACAAATCTAGCGCCGTacattttcttccctcttgcAAATTCCCTATCATGTTCTCTAACAATAATTGTAGTCATCACAAGTCAGTCCTCGTCCGGCATCCAAACTCCAAAAACGCAAATCCACTGGTCACCTCAAGGACTCTGGTCCAAAACTAATAACCCCGCAGAAGACGAGTAATGGGCATAGTCATGCGCACGAACATGAGCATAATCATGATGAGCATTGCTCACATGACCATGAAGACCATTCAGTAAGTCGGCGAATGTATCGATGCGAATTTCAGTTCTAATCTTATCATCCATTCAGCACTCTCATGATCACTATCACCATAAATCGACCCACAATCATGCTACGCACAACCACGTCCATGCTCATGAAGACGACTATGATCACGCACACGCTCATGGTCACGGGCACGACCATGACTACGGGCATGATCATGCTCATAGCCATAACATGCGAGGCGTGTTTTTGCATGTTTTAGCCGTAAGTTCTTTTTTCGGAAGATTGTTCAAAAAGGGGCCCCAGCCTAATGACAACTGTAGGATACACTCGGTAGCGTGGGCGTCATCATCTCAACTATCCTCATTCGTTTTACAGGCTGGACCGGCTTTGACCCTATCGCTAGTTTATTCATTGCTGCCCTTATCATGGCGAGTGTCATCCCGCTAGTCATTGATTCGGGCAGGATCTTGTGCTTGGacgttggagaagaaaaggaaagtgAAATCCGGAGCGCATTGGCCGAGGTGAGTCCTTTCACGGTTGCGAATACCAAGAGGGAGTTAAGAGTTGACACAATGTACCCCCCCTCCCCAACAAGCTATCTTCCGTGGATGGCTTAGCCAGTTATGCCGCACCTCGCTTCTGGCCTCGATGTGAGGGAGAAATCGTCGGCTCGATCCATATTCAACTCgcgccttcttcgtcgtctttTGATCCTACCCGATTATCCACACCTCCAAACATTTCACGGCCTTGTAAGAGTGATAATGCAATCTATGCCAACGCTGCAAAAGTAGTGGGGAGAGTGGAAAAGGtgctgaagaagcggaTAAAAGGTTTGACGGAACTTGTTGTACAGGTTGAAGGGAGTGAAGAGCGGTCGTTTTGTACGTGCATGACTGGTGGGGATCAATAGATTGTTTCACTTCATCATGTCAGTATAGCATTCGCATTTGTTATGCATTTTCCCGGGCTACATattgcttttttttttttgggtaCATTCAATGCTTGTGAAGGAAAGGTCAATTATCAAATTTTTATAAATGATGACCATGCTGGGTATTTACAACTACAGGCTCAACCTTGGCTAATCTCTTGAAGCAGCCAACTTTGCACTAAACTTGTCTTTACAATGAAGATGCGTCACTTCACCTCTAACACACACACATCACATCTCATTCAGCCCGTTGTCTAAGGAGGGATACTTGAATCTGTGACTCTGGTGACTTACCTCGGTGCGTGCACTGCAATGGCAGACATGCCTAATCTCTTGTGACACTGCGGACATCTAATCCCATCGTTAAAAACTGTTGTGTTTCTCGGCAAGGCCAGCGAGatatttttatttttttctaaaaaaaaaagtcacTCACATTCTCTGATCCGTCactctcactctcttcacctccaaccccatcaacatcccttccacctcctctttcctccctttccccaACTGTCTCACTACCCTTCCCTCGAGCTTACGCCGATGTTCTTCTCTTAGGGTCTTTATAAAGAATGGGTGGACGTcggagatggagacgaGTGGGGGAAGGAGGTCGAGGACGGAGGAGGCGGGAAGCGAGGTGGAGCgtttggagatgagggagagagcTGGTGGTAAGTGGGTGGATCCAAATCCGGATTTGGATTCGGATTCGGATTTGAAtttggatttggagggggatggtggagggggaCGGAGAtagagttggagaaggagcagaaaGACATTGTTATTCGACTGATAAGCTTTCACACAATACCTGTTTCGATCCACAAcaacatctctctccattAGCGTTTACGACATAAAtcaaaataaaaaaaaatggagaCGAACGATTCAGCAGCCGCATAATCTTGTAAACGGTACACGTAAATTTTCAGCGCTTCTTCATGTTTGCCCATCCTCCCCAAAAGGATCGCTCTTGCCTCTGGCATCTCTGCTTTTTCCCCCGTTCATGTCAGTCAATCAATTAATCGGGTAATTATCGTAATCACGATAAGGATTACaagcagaaaaaaaaacaacgACGTACCTTGGCCCGAAAGCTTGTTCATCAGGCGATACGGCCTATAATGAATCGAATCATTCAAGAATTCCAACAGCTTTGTATACGGCTCCCCCtgttccttttcttcttctttttccttttcttcccggTGGACTCTTGAATCAACCATATAAAGCTCTGCAAGCTTATCATGAAACGcgcctccttcttcgcccaaCGTCCAGATAATATACTCTAAATACCCCTCACACGCTCCACGGtcgatggaggagaggaaggaggtgatTGTGTCTCGGGGGAGGGATAAAATTCCAGGTTCGTCCCCCGTGAACacctgtttttttttctcttgtCAGATTGATaatgagagaaggaaaagacgtACGGTGAGACCTATACCCGGATCCTCCTCTAAAATCCATTTCGAAAATTCTAGAATAAGATCCAAGTCGGGTACGCCGAGTTTGTGGAGGTACGAAATGGTGGGTGGGTACCGATCGAGTTTatcgtcttctttttttgccaATCTGTCGTTCGTCAGTGCGAAGGATGAGACCGGGGAATTGGAAAAACTTACTTGTAGCTCGCTGCATATAAAGATCTACCAAATCGGTGAATTTCTAAAATCCCAATCAGTCAGTGTAAGCCTTTTCTATCCACTTCCTTGCATTTCTCAATCCTACACAAACTACCTACCAACACGGGCCTCGCTTTCAAGTAAACGCGCATCAAAGCGGTATACACCACTTGTGCCATGCGCACCAATTCTGTGGGGTTCATCTCGGTGAACGGGATGGACGGGAGAGCGTGGAGGGCGGTGGGTGGGAGGGCGGAAAGTCgggggagggaagattCGGGCGGGAGCGGGGATTCGGGTGGGAGGGCGGATATGGCGCCTGATAGTTTTTGACGGCGGTCAGAGAGAAAGTACAAGAGTGCTTCAAGGGCTGCTTTCGGGACTTGTTTATCCGTATCTTGATTTTCCGCTGTATCGGTTTTTACACTGTGTATACTCTTGACACTgtcgtcgtcttctccatccttgtcttcaTGTAACTCCATACCTTCTCCCTGTGACTCGTCGTGTGACTCTttctcctgctcctgctcgAGACCCAACCGAGCGCCCCTCGGCGCTCCAAACAACTCCATCCACCCTTCCCTGCGCACGCCCAACCCGCCGGAAATACTGTTCGGGAAAAGCGAGAGGACGAGCGCGGGGTTGACGTTGTGCTGGACAAACAGTTCCATGGCGGGTTGGTATGCCCCGCGGTCGAATAGTTGTACCGCTTTCAGGGTTTTCAGGTGGCCCAGGTCAAGTTGGGGCGCGTGGGGGGTGACAGCGGCGAGAGGGGTAGCTTCGACGAGGCCGATGGCATCGTCGATACGTCCGTTGAGCAAGAAATGTTCGATTTCGGATGGGaggggtggagaggagaggaggtggatggaacTTCCTTGTGGATGGAGGGATTTGTCTGTCGGGTAGGTTGCGATGAGTAGTTTCGGTGTGGCCGTGGGCGTGGGCGAGGGCgaggtgggagaggaagaagagatgagagagaaacATGTGGCGGCCCAACTGCCTGTAGAGGGAAGGGGTAGGGCCACAGTCTGGCGGAGGGATAGTGTGGATGCGAGGTGGATCTGGACAGTAGGTGACGAACCGTGTTGAGGCGATGGAGAGGGCAGGATCGAGTAGATGTATGGGTTTGAGAATACGATACCGTCTGGCGCGTAGGGCCAGTGGATGGAACTTTGTCTGGTATAGTTGCCTTCGGACGAGTAGAACACGCCTGTCTCTGTAGAAGCCACTGTGAGCGTTGGACGTCTGGGAGAGAACGACGCACCTTCTCTGGCGAGCAAGACTTCACCGCCGACTGTGCGTGTACCCACGGGCGTCGGCTGCTTCCCACCGAGCGCGCCGAGCCCCACGTACCCGCCGAGCCCGCTCAGCGCGCCTTTGGCGTAGCCGGTCTGCTCTTCCCGTTCGGCGTCGGTCGGCGACGGGGACGAGGCAGCGATGGCGGGGGGGACGGGGTCGGTGGTGAGGTCCGAGATGGAAAGGCGggcggagggggaggacgggtggaggtggaggatggcggaggcggtggaggtgaactggagatggatggtTCCGGGCAGGGcagaggaggggaggggaagatgatgtggcgGGGAgtggggagggagagtTCCCACGCATCGCTGAACGGGCCAGGGATGCGCCGTAGAGGACCACCTTTGCGGCCGCCGAGCACGAGCAGGTCTGTGCGCGTGTGGCTGTCGCGCGCGTAGGTGGTGGCCGCGAGGGCGTGCACCgggcggggaggaggggagggggacTCTTGCCGAGGTCGGGGAGGGTATACAGCGTGACGGCCGAGTCTAGGGGGAGTATGTGGTATCGCTGCGCGCGCACGGACTCACCGGCGAGGACGGCGAGGTAGTTGAGCACGGGCAGCACCGCGAGCTGGTCTAGCTGCCGCCGGGCGAGGGTGGGTGGCGAGCAGCTGGGGCGGGAGGGCGGAGAGTACAGGTACACCTCGAGCACACCACTGGCGAGGCCGACGTACAGCCGCTCGTCTGCCGAGTCAGCAGTCGCTACCACGCATGCACTCACcgtggtggaggatggcaGTCACACGCTGCTTGGTGCTCGGCACGAGCGTCTCGACAGTCGCCATCGCGGATGTTTGCAGCTCAACTCGGTGTCGTCCATCCATTCCCAGTTTTGTCGAATCCAGTCGCGCGCTCTTCCGCGTCATTGTCATCTCCGATTTCCTTACCACACTCCTTTTCCACTCCTTGTCCAAATCCCTTTCCAAATCCATTTCCACTCCTTTTCATAACCAATAAACACAGCGCTCTACTCTAACAGCTATACACTACCGCCTGCTCTCCTCCACACCACCATCTCTGCTCCAGCTGCCCTGGCTACCGGCTGCTGCGCAACTGCGACCTTTTCCGTGAgccctttccctttcctcatctctctctccgcATATCCAACGTCTCGACAGACTAACCTCTGCACCGTAGCCACCTACCTAGTTTAAAACTAGTAATCACGAAATGATCTCTGATCACGCCCTTACAGACCTCGCAAACGGTCTAGGTATAGCCGCCATGGCGTTTATCGTTCTCTACCACTTTGTCGCGGTAAATGGCAAGAGAATGGAGGTGTAGGGCGGGGGGATATATAAGGAGATGAGGCATAGCAAGAGACGAGGTATAGCAAGAGACGAGGTATAGTAGGAGACGAGATGGGTGGGAGAGGTCGACTGCGACTGTAacaagagagatggagaatggaCAAGTGTTGTACTATATGCATAGAGCTTACTCTAAAGACTCACATGCATACCCCCAACTACCCTTGCAGCATTAAACATTGGACGATAAACCAAGACGGTGTGAAAATGATATCATTCAGGACCGACGGGGATCTCCCATTTGTTGCTATATGATGACTCGCAACGCTACATCTCTACGACTATCCATCACTCACATTCTTCACCAGAAACCACTCGCACGCTCTTCTCACATCCACATGccaacctccacttccccaGCCGACATTCCCACCCTTTCCCAGCTCTACCATGACGATCTCACGAATACAACAATCGTCAAGCCGTCGTCGTCCAAGTATGCGTTCAAGAAACAGTTGAACGATAGGATCTCCATCTGGAGAGGAGATATCACTAAACTCGAGGTATATGttccaatctctttcttcccccaTTTTGACTTTAATTGACTTTTCAACTTTTGTAGGCCGATATGATCGTCAACGCTGCCAACTCTTCACTCCTCGGCGGAGGCGGCGTCGACGGTGCAATCCACCGCGCTGCAGGTAAACAATTGCTCGCGGAATGTAAAACGTTGGGTGGGGCCCAAACGGGGCAGACAAAGTTTACCAACGGCTACAACGTGTGTTCCACCACCCTCCAAGTGACTAGTTAACACTGATATGTGTGATATGGGCCAGCTGCCGAGCGCGAAAATCGCACATACCGTCGGACCAGTGTACACCTCTTACGCACCACAACGTGCGGCCCAGCTGTTGAAAAGCTGTTACAAAACCTCGTTGGAGGGGTGTCGGGATTCGGGAGGAGGAGTGATTGGGTTTAGCAGTATCTCCACTGGTGTCTGtacgtttttttttttaaaaatCTCAAAATACCCTGAGAGAGAATTGAAGTGGGAAAAGTGGAGACAGAGGCTAATGAGGAAAACAGATGGATACCCGATCAGAGATGCAACGCATATCGCACTCGAGACGACTCGTCAATTCCTAGAACAAGACGATACCGTGCGTCGTCTTGACCCGACCCGACCCCACCCGACTGACTGACTGACTGACTGATTTACTTTGACAGATTACAAGAGTAATCTATGTGGTGTTTTCGaaaagggatgaagatgtttaTCGGGAGATTGTTCCCGAGTATTTCCCTCCTGACCCGGCGCACGGAGATGGGAGTGGATGAGAAAAAAACGAATAAAGACAAGAAcgaaaggaagaagagaaaagcGTGCAAGGCATATGGCTATGATACATAGTTCTTTCTTTCGATACAGGAATGACAAATCATGTACAATCTACAGACCCGGGAAACGGAGAACATTATGGTTgtcaaaaaaaaaaaagagcaCCGATGAAGGTGGGTTACAAAACAATCAAATTAAAACACAACCAAAACGCACAACTATATAAACgaaacaagaaaaaaaaaaaggacgaAAAACCCTCCTCAGCTTAAAAGCTTTCCAACAACCCACCTCCCCAAACCAGTCATCGTCCTCCCACCAGGTATCACTCCAACCAGATCATCAACCAACGGACCCAAACCGGCATAGTGTCGGTATCGGGGGTATCGGTCTTCGAGTGCACGGCGAacggaagagaagagcagaGCGTCGTCGACTGCCCAGAGGCgggagagaatgaggagTCGGGTGGGAGTGGGGGCGGCGAGGGCGGTTGTAGTCGGAATAGTCGACGGGGACGGGGTCGGCATGTCcacaatctcttcctcttcctcctttcccctctccatcttcctcatcttcaccctTCCCACACTTTCCCCACCCGTACCGGCACTTGCACTTGTACTTGCACTTGCACCCCAATATCGAGCCAATCGCGGTTTCTCCCACATGGgacccaccaccacctcgcACACCTCAATGCCTAAAAGAGCCAGTTCGTCCCGCAGTATACGAGCGGTAGAGGCGCGCAGCGACGTCGTTAGGTTTGTCATGCTGCTCCCTATTTGAAGCGAATGGTCACGGCCATCTTCCCTCGATGAGCCCGAGGCTTGGGAGCACGGTAAATATaaaggtgaaggggaaggattAATGAATATAACCCTCCCCTGACTCTTTTGGcgtcttcccttcttcccccgACTTTCCCGATTAACATGGTTCGCCCCGGATTCTTCTTGGCCGTAACCCCCAAAGGGCGAAACAAGCATATCCGACAATTCTCTCACCACGCTCACCGGGTCAAGGACATTTGTCCGGTAAGCTAGACTCAGCGTCGATTCTGGTGTATTCATCAGCGAACCTTGTGGCAAAAGATCTGTAGGAATAAGGGAGCGGTGGTCGGTTGAAAGTGAGCAAGGGGTTTGGAACAGCGGGTGAGCATAcggatggagatgaggaggctgTGGTATACGCCCACAAGGTAAAGGGGTGTGCGAGACACAAATGATAGAGACAAGGGTTAATCCATTCTCGCGGATATACGCCCTAACCGTCTTGCCTGCATGTGCAAaccttccccctcctctttccttccccttcccctcttcctccttcccatcttcgTCCCAGTGCGTAcgcctcttctctccgccATCCGCTAGCAGTTCATCCACTTGGCCCTCACCGCTTACACCCTCAGGATCAACCATAATAGGTACGACCGCGCCTGGATGGTTGGGCGTCCTTGCATAAAGACGTTTACGGGTGGCGGACCACGTGAGGAGAATGTTGGATAGTGCGTCAGTGGGTGCAGATAAAGTGTCATTCGACTCTGCAAATGAAGtagaaaaaggagagataGGGATAGGGATAAAGGGGAATACTGTGTACCCCGATTTGGCGAGGTGGAGAGTAAGCGATTGGCCAGTGGCTTATTCCAAATCAAGTCAAGTCATCAGCTTTCACTTGTCTATCTGGCTAAAGAacggaaggaaaaaaaagctTACCTTCACCAGCACCAACAATGACTACAGCTAAATTCCTTccactttccccttccGTATATGTCTTCTGCCGATCTCGAGGTGCAAATTCACCCCCAAACCCAACGACGCCGAGCGAGGAGCGAAACCAGTCGTGAAGGACGGAAGCTGTCGTCTCGAGAGAAAGCGAGAGGAGAGACGATACATCCTGAGTGAGAATCTGAAGGGCTGTAGACGAGAACGATAGGTAgtcttcgtcttccggGGGAAG is a window from the Cryptococcus deuterogattii R265 chromosome 10, complete sequence genome containing:
- a CDS encoding ATPase; amino-acid sequence: MVPEGDINLHLDLKCKGAPLAESSTPQKVFDLTNSPPHSKTQPSTSQASQSTNPGSSQRPKASQATLDGRRSSAGVDGKKNIAPVFQTQLAGSKRKAEGNEIKMIGGDGYGGGKGEKQPRVNPLAAAQPMAERSRPLEISQYIGQSDIVGPGSLLRVQIEAGKLIGSCILWGPPGCGKTTLARLIAKSSGAGFKELSATSSGTQDVRQVFEKAKNGLQMTGRRTVLMIDEIHRFNRAQQDLLLPYVEKGWIQLIGATTENPSFKVNGALLSRCQVFTLHAHSPESLQIILRNAVQTISESELIPYHPPELIPFLADVADGDARQALNGLELALRTCQTMDEAARAEKAQGAKFVGGEKVKQERQKDVFDAAVEEAEEEDWKKKRDEEIMDAVRRGLQKGYNRTGEERYDMISALHKCLRGSDGSAAMYWLARMITGGEDPLYIARRLIVVASEDVGLADNHALPLAMATYQACQTIGLPECRINLAHCVAYLAEAPKSTRSYKAYGAAERLATMPPLPGVPLQIRNAPTQLMKKLGYGKEYAYNPDYGHPVHNDYLPESLLQHSSHSRDPSQHILKTADQFEADKKWDEKHLDEWERVVNDGVAWEGRYERYGEI
- a CDS encoding cation antiporter — encoded protein: MSLGSLGPFRTSIIGLTGSLLATSQLTTIRSFGPLLPLILASGYALTQQIMSENFQAVITSLVFALTTFVVQGQFFEPKSAGGRETVNGRHSLYRIIISSSLATVSVITLYFMDFIPIPFPVSSTTSQRFGSFVAAFLVSNIPLSFGQKPPSSAGLLLKTWRDKVTFLISIPILQFFALHPIPTAVDVIVLLPLSVFSIWAVSVANAQPELAPLWTFPGHNLSTAKHSWSFLSLVPAGWRPHLQTIISTPTSSRIFYFLLLNLAYMGVQMVYGVFTNSLGLISDAIHMLFDCLGLAVGLWASVAAMWKPDGRYTFGYSRVETLSGFANGCFLILISVFIIFEAIQRVYNPPEMETHQLLLVSGIGLAINLWGMWATGGHHHHGHSHGHDHRHIHAAPKMEMPKQGAHKDDGAHKHEDHDHHHKSSASSQVSPRPASKLQKRKSTGHLKDSGPKLITPQKTSNGHSHAHEHEHNHDEHCSHDHEDHSHSHDHYHHKSTHNHATHNHVHAHEDDYDHAHAHGHGHDHDYGHDHAHSHNMRGVFLHVLADTLGSVGVIISTILIRFTGWTGFDPIASLFIAALIMASVIPLVIDSGRILCLDVGEEKESEIRSALAELSSVDGLASYAAPRFWPRCEGEIVGSIHIQLAPSSSSFDPTRLSTPPNISRPCKSDNAIYANAAKVVGRVEKVLKKRIKGLTELVVQVEGSEERSFCTCMTGGDQ
- a CDS encoding LRP16 family protein; this encodes MPTSTSPADIPTLSQLYHDDLTNTTIVKPSSSKYAFKKQLNDRISIWRGDITKLEADMIVNAANSSLLGGGGVDGAIHRAAGKQLLAECKTLGGAQTGQTKFTNGYNLPSAKIAHTVGPVYTSYAPQRAAQLLKSCYKTSLEGCRDSGGGVIGFSSISTGVYGYPIRDATHIALETTRQFLEQDDTITRVIYVVFSKRDEDVYREIVPEYFPPDPAHGDGSG